From the genome of Leguminivora glycinivorella isolate SPB_JAAS2020 chromosome Z, LegGlyc_1.1, whole genome shotgun sequence, one region includes:
- the LOC125241098 gene encoding 1-acyl-sn-glycerol-3-phosphate acyltransferase alpha-like, with the protein MWDKIVLFVTICLITFFVRKIISPKPSKIQFYSYFAFFYVASSLLACVIWPYFLLSPKNVRNAKVSANILKHITKLLDIKWELRNGDILTEDRGAVIVSNHQSAFDILGMFNVWGVVGKMTAIAKKEIFYVWPFGLAAYFAGVVFIDRSNAKKSYEQLKITSDVMVNQKVKIWLFPEGTRNKDYTKMLPFKKGAFAMAISAQVPIIPVVFSPYYFINRKKYLFQKGHIVIQCLKPVSTKGMTLDDVPKLMEEVRTSMEATYDQLANEVVGNLPKNYQHTTVG; encoded by the exons AGGAAAATAATATCACCAAAACCGAGTAAAATACagttttattcctattttgctTTTTTCTACGTGGCAAGTTCTCTACTGGCATGTGTAATTTGGCCGTACTTCTTGTTGAGCCCGAAAAATGTAAGGAATGCAAA gGTATCCGCCAATATACTAAAGCATATAACAAAGTTATTAGACATAAAGTGGGAACTCCGGAATGGCGATATCCTAACAGAAGACCGAGGAGCTGTGATAGTATCTAATCATCAGtctgcctttgacatccttg GCATGTTCAATGTGTGGGGAGTAGTTGGTAAAATGACAGCTATAGCCAAGAAggaaatattttatgtatggcCTTTTGGGTTGGCGGCATACTTTGCCGGTGTGGTCTTTATAGACCGCAGTAACGCTAAAAAGTCATACGAGCAACTGAAGATCACGTCAGATGTTATGGTGAATCAGAAG GTTAAAATTTGGCTGTTCCCAGAAGGTACCAGGAACAAAGACTACACTAAAATGCTACCGTTTAAGAAAGGTGCATTTGCAATGGCAATATCTGCTCAAGTGCCCATCATTCCTGTAGTGTTCTCTCCATACTATTTCATAAAtaggaaaaaatatttgtttcaaaAAG gtcATATAGTCATTCAATGTCTCAAACCTGTTTCAACCAAAGGCATGACTTTAGACGACGTGCCGAAATTAATGGAGGAGGTGCGGACTTCCATGGAAGCTACATATGACCAGCTCGCTAATGAGGTAGTGGGCAATTTGCCGAAGAATTACCAGCACACAACAGTGGGATAA